The following proteins come from a genomic window of Dreissena polymorpha isolate Duluth1 chromosome 1, UMN_Dpol_1.0, whole genome shotgun sequence:
- the LOC127856680 gene encoding uncharacterized protein LOC127856680 isoform X1, translating to MHRKSHNFFTDAPRSSLNIVWTGLAQQSSASPTVTWCNLAMTLPIQDAAARTSRELLLPCKHIFGRIMFGGTFKWEMLSLKYRNSPFFTADKEVNGKKEACQFTAVNDRDREDMVADLDTSVGSCETIPDTVAKGKQRVASLKKKWREQLKLLKSKSFLCTDSSSLASSIQQIERISENIPPLLGSSELPQLRKTPRSLKLRRKKRTCDFILTLRVASEISTYTVIVEDHIICEDTIEETASKTITTNTPTIEIESIYKLWKLPRDCDVQVTKVFGSTVTDTDIRSLKEAGWLTNNAMDTYLKLLVHEVSDLGAGKIMLLVGSTMETLIRGSKNHRPIYAVLDLEKKVVFFYNPMAEAEAIEIDSIRLALCSRNAI from the exons ATGCACCGGAAATCCCACAATTTCTTCACAGACGCCCCAAGAAGTTCATTGAACATTGTATGGACAGGATTGGCACAGCAAAGCTCTGCGA GCCCCACAGTGACATGGTGCAACTTGGCGATGACACTACCTATCCAAGATGCAGCTGCAAGGACTTCACGAGAACTCTTATTACCATGCAAACACATCTTTGGTCGCATTATGTTTGGTGGCACTTTCAAATGGGAGATGTTGTCCTTAAAATACAGGAATTCTCCATTCTTCACGGCAGATAAAGAAGTGAATG GTAAAAAGGAGGCCTGTCAGTTCACCGCTGTAAATGATCGCGATAGAGAAG ACATGGTTGCCGATCTAGATACGTCCGTCGGTTCCTGCGAGACAATACCAGATACTGTGGCAAAAG GGAAACAACGTGTGGCATCACTAAAAAAAAAGTGGAGAGAGCAGTTGAAATTGCTGAAATCGAAGTCTTTCTTGTGCACAGATTCATCAAGCTTAGCCTCAAGTATTCAACAAATAGAGCGCATAAGCGAAAATATTCCGCCCCTTCTCGGATCGTCCGAACTACCACAATTAAGAAAAACACCAAGGTCATTGAAGCTTAGGCGAAAAAAAAGAACGTGCGATTTTATTTTG ACACTCAGAGTTGCCTCAGAGATATCAACATACACAGTTATTGTGGAAG ATCACATAATCTGCGAGGACACAATTGAAGAGACCGCTTcaaaaacaattacaacaaaTACACCTACTATTGAAA TAGAATCAATTTACAAGTTATGGAAATTGCCTCGGGATTGTGACGTCCAAGTTACCAAGGTGTTCGGTTCAACTGTCACAGATACCGACATACGATCGCTAAAGGAAGCTGGCTGGTTAACCAACAAC GCCATGGATACTTACCTGAAGCTTCTTGTCCACGAAGTGTCCGATCTGGGCGCAGGAAAAATCATGCTCTTGGTCGGCTCCACCATGGAAACTCTTATACGAGGTTCCAAGAATCACAGACCAATTTACGCG GTGCTCGATTTAGAGAAAAAAGTAGTTTTCTTCTACAATCCGATGGCGGAGGCAGAAGCCATTGAGATCGATTCAATCAGGCTAGCTTTGTG TTCGCGAAATGCCATTTGA
- the LOC127856680 gene encoding uncharacterized protein LOC127856680 isoform X2: MVADLDTSVGSCETIPDTVAKGKQRVASLKKKWREQLKLLKSKSFLCTDSSSLASSIQQIERISENIPPLLGSSELPQLRKTPRSLKLRRKKRTCDFILTLRVASEISTYTVIVEDHIICEDTIEETASKTITTNTPTIEIESIYKLWKLPRDCDVQVTKVFGSTVTDTDIRSLKEAGWLTNNAMDTYLKLLVHEVSDLGAGKIMLLVGSTMETLIRGSKNHRPIYAVLDLEKKVVFFYNPMAEAEAIEIDSIRLALCSRNAI; this comes from the exons ATGGTTGCCGATCTAGATACGTCCGTCGGTTCCTGCGAGACAATACCAGATACTGTGGCAAAAG GGAAACAACGTGTGGCATCACTAAAAAAAAAGTGGAGAGAGCAGTTGAAATTGCTGAAATCGAAGTCTTTCTTGTGCACAGATTCATCAAGCTTAGCCTCAAGTATTCAACAAATAGAGCGCATAAGCGAAAATATTCCGCCCCTTCTCGGATCGTCCGAACTACCACAATTAAGAAAAACACCAAGGTCATTGAAGCTTAGGCGAAAAAAAAGAACGTGCGATTTTATTTTG ACACTCAGAGTTGCCTCAGAGATATCAACATACACAGTTATTGTGGAAG ATCACATAATCTGCGAGGACACAATTGAAGAGACCGCTTcaaaaacaattacaacaaaTACACCTACTATTGAAA TAGAATCAATTTACAAGTTATGGAAATTGCCTCGGGATTGTGACGTCCAAGTTACCAAGGTGTTCGGTTCAACTGTCACAGATACCGACATACGATCGCTAAAGGAAGCTGGCTGGTTAACCAACAAC GCCATGGATACTTACCTGAAGCTTCTTGTCCACGAAGTGTCCGATCTGGGCGCAGGAAAAATCATGCTCTTGGTCGGCTCCACCATGGAAACTCTTATACGAGGTTCCAAGAATCACAGACCAATTTACGCG GTGCTCGATTTAGAGAAAAAAGTAGTTTTCTTCTACAATCCGATGGCGGAGGCAGAAGCCATTGAGATCGATTCAATCAGGCTAGCTTTGTG TTCGCGAAATGCCATTTGA
- the LOC127856800 gene encoding uncharacterized protein LOC127856800, with translation MCDYYAATMRFGATVLIFVCVSGSVDALHRNPKLFNRHLALPTPSPTKRPDAANKWPFGIMEFASLFAKCHEWEMFITTDPSEDTDPEMRMDADMMTLAIACNKMSTVMEKIKNDDFTEADTATFNEYFPLLQCTNLQIDRERILDYLGETNTDIESDPFLASTARLAAECQGVFEKYDLQDVSRRAMQAGSSDFRLGK, from the exons ATGTGTGACTATTACGCTGCAACCATGAGGTTTGGTGCCacagttttgatatttgtgtgcGTGTCTGGTTCTGTTGATGCTCTTCATAGGAACCCAAAGCTTTTCAACAGGCATCTCGCCCTTCCAACACCAT CGCCCACAAAACGACCAGATGCCGCAAACAAATGGCCTTTCGGAATTATGGAAT TTGCCTCCCTGTTTGCCAAATGTCACGAATGGGAGATGTTCATAACAACCGATCCAAGCGAAG ACACGGATCCGGAGATGAGAATGGATGCGGACATGATGACGCTAGCAATTGCTTGCAACAAAATGTCAACTGTGATGGAAAAGATAAAG AACGACGATTTCACCGAGGCTGATACGGCCACATTCAATGAATATTTCCCACTATTGCAAT GTACCAATCTCCAGATTGATCGTGAACGCATCCTGGATTACCTCGGAGAAACAAATACCGACATAGAAA GTGATCCGTTTCTTGCAAGTACTGCCCGCCTCGCTGCTGAGTGCCAGGGAGTTTTCGAGAAGTATGATCTGCAAGACGTCTCGAGA CGTGCGATGCAGGCAGGATCTTCAGACTTTCGGTTGGGAAAATGA